From Hartmannibacter diazotrophicus, a single genomic window includes:
- a CDS encoding invasion associated locus B family protein, which produces MQKSRSSQVLVAGLAFVAAAAIPASLYGQESGGPMFSTPASRSTTGTPILTNPDGTRKDQIIDSAGGGAPAATPTKPRAAVPSSAPPPRKTPTLEGGASKTHGAWSLDCLKDGRCQIAGQTVSPDGKISLVLALAYDAGTGATTMQMAVPLGVFVAEGVTIAIGDFQSHFPISRCLYQGCIVDGMVPPEMIEAMKKESRATVIAKAPPQIVEKKPAKAGERPNEATVKIELILDGFSAAYAALRKDEG; this is translated from the coding sequence ATGCAGAAATCCCGGTCATCACAGGTGCTTGTCGCCGGTCTGGCGTTCGTCGCCGCCGCTGCGATCCCGGCCAGTCTTTACGGGCAGGAGAGCGGCGGACCGATGTTTTCCACGCCGGCCTCCCGTTCCACGACCGGCACGCCGATCCTGACCAATCCGGACGGAACGCGGAAGGACCAGATCATCGATTCGGCAGGCGGCGGCGCGCCGGCGGCAACGCCGACGAAACCGCGTGCGGCCGTGCCGTCCAGCGCTCCGCCGCCGCGCAAGACGCCGACGCTCGAAGGCGGCGCTTCGAAGACCCACGGCGCCTGGTCGCTCGACTGTCTCAAGGACGGGCGCTGCCAGATCGCCGGCCAGACGGTTTCCCCGGACGGGAAGATCAGTCTGGTGCTGGCCCTCGCCTATGATGCCGGCACCGGCGCGACCACTATGCAGATGGCGGTTCCCCTCGGTGTCTTCGTCGCGGAGGGGGTGACGATCGCGATCGGGGATTTCCAATCGCACTTCCCGATCAGCCGGTGTCTTTATCAGGGCTGCATCGTCGATGGAATGGTTCCGCCGGAGATGATCGAGGCGATGAAGAAGGAGAGCCGGGCGACGGTCATTGCCAAGGCACCGCCGCAGATTGTCGAGAAAAAGCCGGCCAAGGCCGGGGAGCGGCCGAACGAGGCGACCGTCAAGATCGAACTGATCCTCGACGGGTTCTCGGCCGCCTATGCGGCCTTGCGCAAGGATGAGGGGTGA
- a CDS encoding CsgG/HfaB family protein, translating into MNFKILAAFMAAMSVAACQTGQHLNTPKAALTVPTKTTPKVTGMPAPAVPVDVAVYDFPDLTGQAKPNETFAEYSRAVTQGGASILIDVLKSAGSGQWFRVVERTGLKDLVQERTLIENTQRSYGRSSGLQPVRFAGLLLQGGIVGYDSNDITGGAGAKYLGIGGDVQYRSDVITVSLRAVSVQNGEVLASTTTTKQIYSVQVRGGAYKFVVPGELLEIEIGQSRNDPTSLAVREGIELAVYSLAVDGVRSGLWHLKNPALEAEFVRKFDKSYRSAVVGGT; encoded by the coding sequence ATGAATTTCAAGATTCTGGCGGCCTTTATGGCCGCGATGTCCGTTGCTGCCTGCCAGACGGGTCAGCATCTCAACACGCCAAAGGCAGCGCTGACGGTTCCGACCAAGACGACACCGAAGGTGACCGGCATGCCCGCGCCTGCGGTTCCGGTCGACGTCGCGGTCTACGATTTCCCGGATCTCACCGGTCAGGCGAAGCCGAACGAGACCTTCGCCGAATACAGCCGCGCGGTGACGCAGGGCGGCGCCTCCATTCTGATCGACGTGCTGAAGTCGGCAGGCAGCGGACAATGGTTCCGCGTTGTCGAGCGCACCGGCCTCAAGGATCTGGTGCAGGAGCGCACCCTGATCGAGAACACCCAGCGCTCCTACGGGCGGTCGAGTGGCCTCCAGCCGGTCCGCTTCGCCGGCCTGCTGCTCCAGGGCGGCATCGTCGGCTATGATTCGAACGACATTACGGGCGGCGCCGGCGCCAAATACCTGGGCATCGGCGGCGACGTGCAATACCGCTCCGATGTCATCACCGTCAGCCTGCGGGCCGTCAGCGTGCAGAACGGCGAGGTCCTCGCCTCCACGACCACGACCAAGCAGATCTACTCCGTCCAGGTGCGCGGCGGCGCCTACAAGTTCGTCGTGCCCGGAGAGCTGCTCGAGATCGAGATCGGCCAGTCGCGCAACGATCCGACCTCCCTTGCCGTGCGGGAAGGCATCGAGCTGGCGGTCTATTCGCTGGCGGTCGACGGTGTGCGCAGCGGCCTGTGGCATTTGAAGAACCCGGCTCTGGAGGCCGAGTTCGTCCGTAAATTTGACAAGAGTTATCGCTCGGCGGTCGTCGGCGGAACCTGA
- the csgH gene encoding curli-like amyloid fiber formation chaperone CsgH, whose amino-acid sequence MPACRLTVLLLAMPLVAASPASAENGAMTGMFIPGQPLDSRVLRCGIGIEERSMAIISPVLETSTPLDGRYSLTLVKQSASGTSTSSQSNRFHGSFGGVRLMVDIPATIKISMQVSDSAGSPLCEINETITVPTRI is encoded by the coding sequence ATGCCGGCATGCCGCCTGACGGTTCTCCTTCTTGCGATGCCGCTCGTTGCCGCCTCACCGGCCAGCGCGGAGAACGGGGCGATGACGGGCATGTTCATTCCGGGCCAGCCGCTCGATTCCCGTGTCCTTCGCTGTGGCATCGGGATCGAGGAACGGAGCATGGCGATCATTTCGCCCGTCCTTGAAACCTCGACCCCGCTCGACGGCCGCTACAGCCTGACCCTCGTGAAGCAATCCGCCTCCGGGACCAGCACCAGCAGCCAGTCGAACCGGTTCCACGGGTCCTTCGGCGGGGTTCGACTGATGGTCGACATCCCCGCGACCATAAAGATTTCGATGCAGGTCTCCGACAGCGCGGGTTCGCCGCTCTGCGAGATCAACGAGACAATCACGGTGCCGACGCGGATCTGA
- a CDS encoding GntR family transcriptional regulator encodes MSDSLQLPVLRQVDRPSVADQVFGELHRQVLSLELKPGAKLSEVEVARQMGVSRQPVRDAFYRLSKLGFLLIRPQRATTVTLISSEAVMQARFIRTALEVETVRAGAKSLTDADLDVLRGVLERQKDAVAAGDRSAFHQLDDRFHKEICDRSGVGFAWDLILENKGHMDRVRMLSLAFASQTAFNDHVAIFNALKARDELQAAEAMRQHLSRIREQIDRIRADNHDFFAGDEA; translated from the coding sequence ATGTCGGACAGTCTTCAGCTCCCGGTCCTGCGCCAGGTCGACCGCCCATCGGTCGCCGACCAGGTGTTTGGCGAGCTGCACAGGCAGGTTCTCTCGCTGGAACTGAAGCCCGGCGCAAAGCTTTCCGAGGTGGAGGTCGCCCGTCAGATGGGTGTCTCGCGGCAGCCGGTGCGCGATGCCTTCTATCGGCTCTCCAAGCTCGGCTTCCTGCTGATCCGTCCGCAGCGCGCGACGACCGTGACGCTGATTTCGTCCGAAGCAGTGATGCAGGCGCGGTTCATCCGCACTGCCCTGGAGGTCGAGACCGTTCGGGCGGGCGCCAAGTCGTTGACCGACGCGGATCTCGATGTGCTGAGGGGCGTGCTGGAGCGGCAGAAGGACGCGGTCGCTGCGGGAGACCGAAGCGCCTTCCATCAGCTCGACGACCGGTTCCACAAGGAAATCTGCGACCGTTCCGGCGTCGGCTTCGCCTGGGATCTCATTCTTGAAAACAAGGGCCACATGGACCGGGTGCGGATGCTGTCGCTCGCCTTTGCCTCGCAGACGGCCTTCAACGATCACGTCGCGATCTTCAATGCGCTGAAGGCCCGCGACGAGTTGCAGGCGGCCGAAGCGATGCGGCAGCATCTCAGCCGCATCCGCGAGCAGATCGATCGTATCCGCGCGGACAACCACGACTTTTTTGCCGGAGACGAAGCCTGA
- the uxaC gene encoding glucuronate isomerase, producing the protein MALLRDDRLFPTDDRARPVAEALYASVKSLPILSPHGHTDPRWFAENEPFPDPAQLFVTPDHYVFRMLHSQGVPLEALGVPRVDGGPTETDGRKIWRLFADHYHLFRATPSRLWLDHAFQDVFGFDVRLGPKTADLYYDHIADCLARDDFRPRALFERFGIEAISTTEGALDELKWHRMIRDSGWKGRVITAYRPDSVVDPEFEGFASNVEAFGSLAGVDATTWAGYLEAHRIRRATFKSFGATSTDHGHPTARTENLGTAEAVALFDKALTGRCSPEEADAFRGQMLTEMARMSLEDGLVMQIHPGAMRNHSGPILAAFGRDKGYDVPTRTDYVRALKPLLDAVGERSDLTVILFTLDETAYARELAPLAGVYPALKLGPAWWFYDSVEGMRRYREMTTETAGFYNTVGFNDDTRAFCSIPARHDVARRVDCGYLATLVADGRLDEDEAFEVASDLAYGLAKKAYRL; encoded by the coding sequence ATGGCGCTCTTGAGGGACGACAGGCTTTTTCCGACGGACGACCGCGCCCGGCCAGTCGCCGAAGCGCTCTACGCCAGCGTGAAGTCCCTGCCGATCCTCAGCCCCCACGGGCACACCGATCCCCGCTGGTTTGCCGAAAACGAGCCCTTCCCCGATCCGGCCCAGCTCTTCGTCACGCCCGACCACTATGTCTTCCGCATGCTGCATTCGCAGGGTGTGCCCCTTGAGGCCCTCGGCGTGCCGCGCGTCGACGGCGGTCCGACCGAAACGGACGGACGCAAGATCTGGCGTCTCTTTGCCGACCACTATCATCTCTTCCGGGCAACGCCCTCGCGGCTCTGGCTCGACCATGCCTTCCAGGACGTTTTCGGGTTCGATGTGCGCCTTGGACCGAAGACGGCCGACCTCTACTACGATCATATCGCCGACTGTCTCGCGCGCGACGACTTCCGCCCCCGCGCCCTCTTCGAACGCTTCGGCATCGAGGCGATCAGCACCACCGAGGGCGCTCTCGACGAGCTGAAGTGGCACCGGATGATCCGCGACAGCGGCTGGAAGGGCCGTGTGATCACCGCCTATCGGCCCGACAGCGTCGTCGACCCGGAATTCGAGGGCTTTGCATCGAATGTCGAGGCCTTCGGCTCGCTCGCCGGCGTCGATGCGACCACCTGGGCCGGCTATCTGGAAGCCCATCGCATCCGGCGCGCCACCTTCAAGTCCTTCGGTGCGACCTCCACCGACCATGGCCACCCGACCGCCCGCACCGAAAATCTCGGCACTGCCGAGGCGGTCGCCCTCTTCGACAAGGCGCTGACGGGCCGCTGCTCGCCGGAGGAGGCCGATGCCTTCCGCGGCCAGATGCTCACCGAAATGGCGCGCATGAGCCTTGAAGACGGACTGGTGATGCAGATCCACCCCGGCGCTATGCGCAACCACAGCGGTCCGATACTGGCCGCTTTCGGCCGCGACAAGGGCTATGACGTGCCGACCCGCACCGACTACGTCCGCGCGCTGAAGCCACTTCTCGACGCAGTGGGTGAACGGTCCGACCTCACTGTCATCCTCTTCACCCTCGACGAGACCGCCTACGCCCGCGAACTCGCTCCGCTCGCCGGCGTCTATCCGGCGCTGAAACTCGGGCCCGCCTGGTGGTTCTACGACAGCGTCGAGGGCATGCGGCGCTACCGCGAAATGACCACGGAAACCGCCGGCTTCTACAACACCGTCGGCTTCAATGACGACACCCGCGCCTTCTGTTCGATCCCGGCCAGGCACGATGTCGCCCGGCGGGTCGACTGCGGTTACCTCGCCACGCTGGTCGCCGACGGGCGGCTCGACGAGGACGAGGCGTTCGAGGTCGCAAGCGACCTCGCCTACGGATTGGCCAAGAAGGCCTACCGCCTCTAG
- a CDS encoding TRAP transporter substrate-binding protein — MQRRAFLKGGAIAAGATALAMPTVARAQQTFSWKMTNAYGPGSPFYVEGPGSPTDFCKKVEAMSGGRLKIQHFAAGELIPALEGFDAVQNGVVEMNAANAYFWAGKLPAAQYFTTVPFGMDVKGTNAWLYSGGGIELWHELYAPLGMLAFPMGNTGVQMTGWFRKEIKTVDDFNGLKMRIPGLAGKVYAKLGVDVKLLPGGEIFPALERGVIDAAEFVGPFQDRRLGLQKAAKYYYTTGWHEPNNVTELLINKAAWDSLPEDLQEVVKTAAMACNVESNAWCDATNTEALADLVTNFGVITSPLPDEVVAKLREVTVATLEEGAKADPSVRKVHDAYFAFKDQYGAWAKVSNEPLLPVLYGK; from the coding sequence ATGCAGAGACGTGCCTTCCTCAAGGGTGGAGCCATCGCGGCCGGTGCGACAGCGCTTGCTATGCCGACCGTCGCCCGTGCCCAGCAGACCTTCAGCTGGAAGATGACCAACGCCTATGGCCCCGGTTCTCCCTTCTATGTCGAGGGCCCCGGCAGCCCGACCGACTTCTGCAAGAAGGTCGAGGCGATGTCCGGCGGGCGGCTGAAAATCCAGCATTTCGCCGCCGGCGAGCTCATCCCGGCGCTCGAGGGTTTCGATGCCGTGCAGAACGGCGTCGTGGAGATGAATGCCGCCAACGCCTATTTCTGGGCAGGAAAGCTGCCCGCTGCACAATATTTCACCACTGTGCCCTTCGGCATGGACGTCAAGGGCACCAACGCCTGGCTCTACAGTGGCGGCGGCATCGAGCTCTGGCATGAACTCTACGCGCCGCTCGGCATGCTCGCCTTCCCGATGGGCAACACCGGCGTCCAGATGACCGGCTGGTTCCGCAAGGAAATCAAGACCGTCGACGATTTCAACGGCCTGAAGATGCGCATCCCCGGCCTTGCCGGCAAGGTCTACGCCAAGCTCGGCGTCGACGTGAAACTGCTGCCGGGCGGCGAAATCTTCCCGGCGCTGGAGCGCGGCGTCATCGACGCGGCCGAATTCGTCGGCCCCTTCCAGGACCGCCGCCTCGGCCTCCAGAAGGCCGCCAAATACTACTACACCACCGGCTGGCATGAGCCGAACAACGTCACCGAGTTGCTCATCAACAAGGCAGCCTGGGACAGCCTGCCGGAAGACCTGCAGGAGGTCGTCAAGACCGCCGCCATGGCCTGCAACGTCGAAAGCAATGCCTGGTGCGACGCCACCAACACGGAGGCACTGGCCGATCTCGTCACGAATTTCGGCGTGATCACCAGCCCGCTGCCCGACGAAGTCGTCGCCAAGCTGCGCGAGGTCACCGTCGCAACGCTGGAGGAAGGCGCCAAGGCCGATCCGTCAGTACGCAAGGTGCATGACGCCTATTTCGCCTTCAAGGACCAGTATGGCGCCTGGGCCAAGGTTTCCAACGAGCCCCTGCTTCCGGTGCTCTACGGGAAATGA
- a CDS encoding sugar kinase, whose translation MPRIVTAGECMVEMSPLAEPGTFRMGYAGDSFNTGWYLRHCLPAEWQVDYLTAVGTDAVSDEMLAFMAASGVGTDHVARRADKTVGLYLIELAGGERSFSYWRGDSAARTFAREAGWLRSAFADADCVLISGITLAILIPEDRERLLAALSDYRQTGGCVAFDPNLRPRLWASEREMTEWIERAAAVSDLVLPSYEDEARWFADRDPEATAARYAGLGASLVVVKDGGKDVLVRSGEKTSWCVVEPVADVVDTTAAGDSFNAGFLAAWLQGSDLDVSVRSGTALAAQVIGQRGALVPVDIARVVTG comes from the coding sequence ATGCCCCGTATTGTGACGGCCGGCGAATGCATGGTCGAGATGAGCCCGCTGGCCGAGCCGGGCACCTTTCGCATGGGCTATGCGGGCGACAGCTTCAACACGGGCTGGTATCTGCGCCACTGTCTGCCGGCCGAATGGCAGGTGGACTATCTCACCGCCGTCGGCACCGATGCGGTCTCCGATGAGATGCTTGCCTTCATGGCCGCGTCCGGCGTCGGGACGGATCACGTCGCGCGCCGCGCCGACAAGACGGTGGGGCTCTATCTGATCGAGCTTGCCGGCGGCGAGCGCAGCTTTTCCTACTGGCGCGGCGACAGCGCGGCACGAACATTCGCGCGCGAGGCGGGCTGGCTGCGATCCGCCTTTGCCGACGCAGACTGCGTTCTCATCTCGGGCATCACGCTGGCGATCCTGATCCCGGAGGATCGGGAGCGGCTGCTGGCTGCGCTTTCCGACTATCGGCAGACCGGCGGATGCGTCGCCTTCGATCCGAATCTGAGGCCGCGTCTTTGGGCGTCGGAGCGCGAAATGACCGAGTGGATCGAGCGCGCCGCCGCCGTCAGCGATCTTGTTTTGCCGTCTTATGAAGACGAGGCGCGCTGGTTCGCAGACCGCGACCCGGAGGCGACAGCCGCGCGCTATGCCGGCCTCGGAGCTTCTCTCGTCGTGGTCAAGGATGGCGGGAAGGACGTTCTGGTCCGCTCCGGCGAGAAGACCTCTTGGTGTGTCGTGGAACCGGTCGCGGATGTCGTAGACACGACCGCCGCAGGCGACAGCTTCAATGCCGGCTTCCTGGCGGCATGGCTGCAGGGGAGCGATCTCGATGTCTCGGTCCGGTCGGGAACGGCGCTGGCCGCGCAGGTGATCGGCCAGAGGGGCGCGCTGGTCCCCGTCGACATCGCGCGGGTGGTGACGGGCTGA
- a CDS encoding beta strand repeat-containing protein encodes MTKSTLYAALLASVVLGALGGIAHAEDGVDGLVTQTGKGNFGLVNQHEEDGSKALIGQSGKGNAAVTEQTGGTNNTAGTVQVGNNNGAMTYQIDSADATATIGQFGNGNDAVAVQNNVDPTSSTILQFGNGNNAYNTQLDVNNSNAATLQVGNGNTALNTQQYNTLGGNNLNAAIGQFGNGNFGNNVQENSEDGNAAILQVGNGNGATNLQTYTSGANAFVGQFGNRNGAFNSQTASSNVNTTIVQRGNRNGAVTIQTDTTDSNALIGQDGNRNWASNYQADSQDVDAAILQKGDANFAFNSQTDTDPSVAGILQNGNGNFAFNVQNNVTDSTALIGQFGNGNVAGNIQQADSSNDIAGILQVGNRNTAFNTQGETQTVTYQLTPTVDWTTEETLQGGKLWDSEDQGPFTIGALFGPVMVTGSGSAPAENSIAVIGQFGDRNTAANVQVGQLILPAEGTATQTTTAYWASSTGSYLNPFKPDLEWQQESASTTNEWEVTNPLGEVNLPTIASAAGIVQVGDDNAAFNFQTVTAGSLAATVQVGDGNFGLNTQTYTAGTVAANVQVGDGNAAVNTQQFAAFSAAGIVQIGDDNAAVTTQVASLGDRALTIQNGSNNFASTAQIASAGNSSLIVQNADYSVALVGQTDGGNNAAVLQSGAYSNAWISQSGSASNAAIVQYGSGSSDADRNYATVVQQNGGHNAAIFQAGSSNVAAVFQN; translated from the coding sequence ATGACGAAATCGACACTCTACGCGGCGCTGCTGGCCAGCGTCGTTCTCGGTGCCCTGGGCGGCATCGCGCACGCGGAGGACGGCGTTGACGGCCTCGTGACGCAGACCGGCAAGGGCAACTTCGGGCTGGTCAACCAGCATGAGGAGGATGGCTCGAAGGCCCTCATCGGCCAGAGCGGCAAGGGCAACGCCGCCGTGACGGAGCAGACCGGCGGCACCAACAACACGGCCGGCACCGTTCAGGTCGGCAACAACAACGGCGCGATGACGTATCAGATCGACTCCGCCGACGCCACGGCGACGATCGGCCAGTTCGGCAACGGCAACGACGCGGTCGCCGTCCAGAACAACGTCGACCCGACCAGTTCGACCATCCTGCAGTTCGGCAACGGCAACAACGCCTACAACACGCAGCTCGACGTCAACAATTCCAACGCCGCCACGCTGCAGGTGGGCAATGGCAACACCGCTCTCAACACCCAGCAATACAACACACTCGGCGGCAACAACTTGAATGCCGCCATTGGCCAGTTCGGCAACGGCAACTTCGGCAACAACGTGCAGGAGAACAGCGAGGACGGCAACGCCGCCATCCTGCAGGTCGGCAACGGCAACGGCGCGACGAACCTCCAGACCTACACCTCGGGCGCAAACGCCTTCGTCGGTCAGTTCGGCAACCGCAACGGCGCCTTCAACAGCCAGACGGCCAGCAGCAACGTCAACACGACCATCGTCCAGCGCGGCAACCGCAACGGCGCCGTGACCATCCAGACGGACACCACCGACTCCAACGCTCTCATCGGCCAGGACGGCAACCGCAACTGGGCGTCGAACTATCAGGCCGACAGCCAGGACGTCGATGCGGCGATCCTCCAGAAGGGCGACGCCAACTTCGCCTTCAACAGCCAGACCGACACCGATCCTTCGGTGGCCGGCATCCTGCAGAATGGCAACGGCAACTTCGCCTTCAACGTCCAGAACAATGTCACGGACTCAACGGCGCTGATCGGCCAGTTCGGCAACGGCAACGTCGCCGGCAACATCCAGCAGGCGGACAGCAGCAACGACATCGCGGGCATCCTGCAGGTCGGCAACCGCAACACCGCCTTCAACACCCAGGGCGAGACCCAGACGGTGACCTATCAGTTGACCCCAACCGTTGACTGGACGACTGAGGAAACACTCCAGGGCGGCAAGCTCTGGGATTCAGAGGATCAGGGACCATTCACGATCGGTGCTCTTTTCGGTCCCGTGATGGTCACCGGCTCCGGCTCTGCCCCGGCCGAGAATTCGATCGCCGTGATCGGTCAATTCGGCGATCGAAACACCGCCGCGAATGTCCAGGTTGGCCAACTGATTTTGCCGGCTGAAGGAACCGCAACCCAGACAACAACCGCTTACTGGGCATCTTCGACGGGAAGCTACCTGAATCCCTTCAAGCCTGACCTTGAATGGCAGCAGGAAAGCGCCTCGACGACGAACGAGTGGGAAGTGACCAACCCGCTTGGTGAAGTCAATCTCCCCACCATCGCCTCGGCGGCTGGCATCGTGCAGGTCGGTGACGACAATGCCGCCTTCAACTTCCAGACCGTCACGGCCGGCTCGCTGGCTGCCACGGTTCAGGTCGGCGACGGCAACTTCGGCCTGAACACCCAGACCTATACCGCAGGCACCGTCGCAGCCAATGTGCAGGTCGGCGACGGCAACGCTGCCGTCAACACGCAGCAGTTTGCGGCCTTCTCCGCGGCCGGCATCGTCCAGATTGGTGACGACAACGCCGCCGTGACCACCCAGGTCGCCAGCCTCGGCGACCGTGCCCTGACGATCCAGAACGGCTCGAACAACTTCGCGAGCACCGCCCAGATCGCCAGCGCCGGCAACTCCTCGCTGATCGTCCAGAACGCCGATTATTCGGTCGCGCTGGTCGGCCAGACGGATGGCGGCAACAACGCGGCCGTTCTCCAGAGCGGGGCATACTCGAACGCCTGGATTTCGCAGTCCGGCAGCGCCTCGAACGCCGCCATCGTCCAGTATGGCTCGGGCTCCAGCGATGCCGACCGCAACTATGCGACGGTCGTCCAGCAGAACGGTGGCCACAACGCGGCCATCTTCCAGGCCGGTTCGTCCAACGTGGCGGCCGTCTTCCAGAACTGA
- a CDS encoding TRAP transporter small permease subunit: protein MMRLARGADSFVRVVGQVMAWSGLAMVLVVAFDVIARYLFSYGTVALQELEWHLMAVAALFGMSYGLNRGEEVRVDILYANYPERLKLAIDFLSAILLTAVALTIAWLAIKYVQQSYALGEGSPDPGGLPDRWILKAAIPVSFLLLALQSAARAVMTASQFFSHARPDAGPLDG from the coding sequence ATGATGCGACTGGCACGCGGCGCGGACAGCTTTGTCCGCGTCGTCGGGCAGGTGATGGCCTGGTCGGGGCTGGCGATGGTGCTCGTCGTCGCCTTCGACGTCATCGCCCGCTACCTATTTTCCTATGGCACCGTGGCGCTGCAGGAACTCGAATGGCACCTGATGGCCGTCGCCGCGCTTTTCGGCATGTCCTACGGGCTGAACCGGGGCGAGGAGGTCCGCGTCGACATTCTTTATGCCAACTATCCGGAGCGGCTGAAGCTCGCGATCGACTTCCTGAGCGCCATCCTGCTCACGGCCGTGGCCCTGACGATCGCCTGGCTCGCCATCAAATACGTCCAGCAGAGCTACGCCCTCGGCGAGGGCTCGCCCGATCCGGGAGGCCTGCCCGACCGCTGGATCCTGAAGGCCGCCATCCCCGTGTCCTTCCTGCTCCTGGCGCTCCAGTCCGCCGCCCGCGCGGTCATGACCGCCAGTCAGTTCTTTTCCCATGCCCGGCCGGATGCCGGGCCGCTTGACGGTTGA
- a CDS encoding TRAP transporter large permease has protein sequence MPTNEILSLCMIGGFFVMLLVGFPVAVCLAVCGFVFGYAGFGMSLFQLLPARIFGVTTNYTLLALPLFIFMGIMLERSKIAEDLLEVIGLAMGGLRGGMALAIVLVGVLMGAASGVVGATVVTMGLIALNPLIRRGYDKGVAAGVICASGTLGQIIPPSLVLILLADIMGESVGTLFAAALIPGLLLAGLFVIYILLIGVFLPDRVPAIPLEERRAVSGKELAGRLLRVVLPPLALIFMVLGSIIGGIAAPTEAASMGAFGSILLALFSGRLSFAALRDVVRGAFVTSAMVFFILIFAQVFSLAFRGLGGERLVQDAFAYVPGGIHGQLLFLMILLFVLGFFLEWIEISYIALPLFLPVLHSAGVDMTWVAILIAVNLQTSFLTPPFGWALFFLKGVAPPELKTTDIYRGVIPFILVQLFGLLLVYLLPETATWLPNAIGW, from the coding sequence ATGCCCACCAACGAAATCCTGTCCCTATGCATGATCGGCGGCTTCTTCGTGATGCTGCTGGTCGGCTTTCCGGTGGCTGTCTGCCTTGCCGTCTGCGGCTTCGTCTTCGGCTATGCCGGCTTCGGCATGTCGCTGTTCCAGCTCCTGCCCGCCCGCATCTTCGGCGTTACGACCAACTACACGCTGCTGGCGCTGCCGCTGTTCATCTTCATGGGCATCATGCTGGAGCGATCCAAGATCGCCGAGGATCTGCTTGAGGTGATAGGACTTGCCATGGGCGGCCTGCGCGGCGGCATGGCGCTCGCCATCGTCCTCGTCGGCGTGTTGATGGGGGCTGCCTCCGGCGTCGTCGGCGCCACCGTCGTCACCATGGGCCTCATCGCGCTCAACCCGCTCATCCGGCGCGGCTACGACAAGGGCGTCGCGGCCGGCGTCATCTGCGCCTCCGGAACGCTCGGTCAGATCATTCCGCCGAGCCTCGTCCTGATCCTGCTCGCCGACATCATGGGCGAATCGGTCGGCACCCTCTTTGCCGCCGCCCTCATTCCCGGCCTGCTGCTCGCCGGCCTTTTCGTCATCTACATTCTCCTGATCGGCGTCTTCCTGCCGGACCGCGTCCCCGCGATTCCGCTGGAGGAACGCCGGGCCGTCAGCGGCAAGGAGCTGGCGGGGCGTCTGCTGCGCGTCGTCCTCCCGCCATTGGCACTCATCTTCATGGTGCTCGGCTCCATCATCGGCGGCATTGCCGCGCCGACGGAGGCCGCCTCCATGGGCGCCTTCGGGTCGATCCTGCTGGCGCTCTTTTCCGGCCGCCTCTCCTTCGCCGCGTTGAGGGACGTCGTGCGCGGCGCCTTCGTCACCAGCGCCATGGTCTTCTTCATCCTGATCTTCGCCCAGGTCTTCTCGCTGGCTTTCCGGGGCCTTGGCGGCGAGCGGCTGGTCCAGGACGCCTTCGCCTATGTGCCCGGCGGCATCCACGGCCAGCTTCTCTTCCTGATGATCCTGCTCTTCGTGCTAGGCTTCTTCCTGGAGTGGATCGAGATCTCCTATATCGCCCTGCCGCTGTTCCTGCCGGTGCTGCATTCGGCCGGCGTCGACATGACATGGGTGGCGATCCTCATCGCGGTCAACCTGCAGACGTCCTTCCTCACCCCGCCCTTCGGCTGGGCGCTGTTCTTCCTCAAGGGCGTCGCGCCGCCAGAACTGAAGACGACGGACATCTACCGGGGCGTCATCCCCTTCATCCTCGTCCAGCTCTTCGGCCTGCTGCTCGTCTATCTCCTGCCGGAGACGGCGACCTGGCTGCCGAACGCCATCGGCTGGTGA
- a CDS encoding curli assembly protein CsgF, protein MKTSSLCLAGSLLALALVTATTAGASQLTYKPVNPSFGGDPLNGNWLLSQASSQGEGTSDSPGFTIDFPDIGSTTPTPTTTTDVPSTPTDNPAN, encoded by the coding sequence ATGAAAACCAGTAGTCTCTGTCTCGCCGGAAGCCTTCTGGCGCTCGCTCTTGTCACGGCGACGACCGCCGGGGCGTCGCAGCTCACCTACAAGCCTGTGAACCCGAGCTTCGGCGGCGACCCGCTCAACGGCAATTGGCTTCTGTCGCAGGCGAGCAGCCAGGGCGAGGGGACCAGCGACAGCCCCGGCTTCACCATCGACTTCCCGGACATCGGCAGCACGACCCCCACGCCGACAACGACGACGGACGTGCCCTCCACGCCGACCGACAACCCCGCAAACTGA